Proteins from one Alicyclobacillus vulcanalis genomic window:
- a CDS encoding thiamine pyrophosphate-requiring protein has protein sequence MSNNGYALTAADGLLLTLSELGVDYIFANLGSDHPPLIESLAKLKSKGKRVPEIIICPHEMAALSAAHGRAQVTGKLQVVLVHVDVGTQNLGGALHNAMRGRVPILIIAGASPVTVDGEMAASRNEFIHYLQDISDQRSIVREYTKWSYDVHSGKNIDLIVKRAAQIACSSPSGPVYMMIPRDIMTDEWVPLPEVKRAIFPASLGALDQNVAKQIAHHLVEAKMPLIITSYLGRNVDAVSNLVQLSEKIAVPVMEAGPYYANFPTNHPMHIGYEDFIERNYVVEEADFILVLDCDIPWMPQVTKVEPKTNVFWIDIDPIKTTIPVWYYSGVKFVQAESRLVLSQLLDEIDNVELDHDRIESRRASIRARSSSVRDQWTQDGTSESSKITAAYLTSLISEFIDENTIIVNETISNYRTVWRHLNPRTPGQFYGSGASSLGWHGGAAVGIKLENPDKTVVALTGDGSFIFSEPVAVQIMSRLYNAPFLTVIYNNGGWKSPKLSTLAVYPHGCANASGAFHVEFTGDFALERVASLVDGVYIAKVDHRDELHMRLSQAFEAVRDGRSAVLNVMIEEM, from the coding sequence ATGAGCAACAATGGGTATGCTTTGACGGCTGCAGACGGACTACTTCTCACCTTATCTGAACTCGGGGTGGATTACATCTTCGCCAACCTCGGGAGTGATCATCCGCCACTGATTGAGTCCTTGGCGAAGCTCAAATCGAAAGGAAAAAGGGTTCCGGAAATCATAATATGCCCGCACGAGATGGCGGCACTGAGCGCTGCCCACGGTAGGGCACAGGTCACAGGGAAGTTACAGGTGGTGTTAGTCCACGTCGACGTCGGTACACAGAACCTGGGAGGCGCGCTGCATAATGCGATGCGCGGGCGGGTTCCAATATTGATAATTGCGGGTGCCAGTCCGGTAACGGTTGACGGAGAAATGGCAGCATCACGAAATGAATTCATCCATTACTTACAAGACATTTCTGATCAGAGAAGTATAGTACGAGAGTATACAAAATGGAGTTACGATGTGCACAGCGGCAAGAATATAGACTTAATTGTGAAGCGGGCTGCGCAGATTGCCTGCTCTTCTCCGTCGGGGCCCGTGTACATGATGATCCCCAGGGACATTATGACCGACGAGTGGGTTCCACTACCGGAGGTGAAGAGAGCGATTTTTCCTGCCTCGCTCGGTGCTTTGGATCAGAACGTGGCGAAACAAATTGCCCATCATTTGGTTGAGGCTAAAATGCCACTAATAATAACAAGTTATCTGGGGCGAAACGTGGACGCAGTATCAAATCTTGTTCAGCTCAGTGAAAAAATCGCTGTACCTGTCATGGAAGCTGGACCGTATTACGCTAATTTTCCAACCAACCACCCGATGCACATTGGCTACGAGGACTTCATCGAACGGAATTACGTCGTTGAGGAAGCCGATTTCATTCTGGTTCTGGATTGTGACATTCCTTGGATGCCTCAAGTAACTAAGGTAGAGCCTAAAACGAACGTGTTTTGGATAGATATCGACCCTATTAAAACAACAATACCAGTATGGTACTACTCCGGTGTCAAGTTCGTTCAAGCCGAATCAAGGCTAGTATTGAGTCAGTTGTTGGATGAAATAGACAATGTAGAACTGGATCATGACAGGATTGAGTCCAGGAGAGCATCTATTAGGGCTCGCTCTTCAAGTGTTCGTGATCAGTGGACTCAAGATGGCACGTCCGAATCGTCGAAAATCACTGCTGCATATCTCACTTCCCTAATAAGCGAGTTTATAGATGAAAATACCATTATAGTAAATGAGACTATATCCAACTATCGAACCGTCTGGCGGCATTTAAACCCTCGTACGCCGGGACAGTTCTACGGAAGCGGCGCCAGTTCCCTGGGATGGCATGGAGGAGCAGCTGTTGGGATTAAATTAGAGAATCCGGATAAGACAGTTGTGGCGCTAACTGGAGATGGATCGTTTATCTTTAGTGAACCAGTAGCAGTTCAAATAATGTCCAGACTGTATAATGCCCCTTTTCTAACAGTAATTTATAATAATGGAGGGTGGAAATCTCCAAAACTATCAACACTCGCTGTTTACCCACATGGCTGTGCTAACGCATCCGGCGCGTTTCATGTAGAGTTTACCGGCGATTTTGCACTCGAGCGTGTAGCAAGCCTGGTGGATGGTGTCTATATAGCTAAAGTGGACCACCGAGATGAGCTCCACATGCGACTATCTCAAGCATTCGAGGCAGTTAGAGACGGGCGTTCGGCCGTACTCAATGTGATGATAGAAGAAATGTAA
- a CDS encoding MFS transporter, whose product MRTITTKSRYQTIWFLLLIAWMVSGADRAISGPVVTWMIQNKVSFMMSSAHPYALGGLIGSVFFTAYMLTQFPGGYFGDRYGHRTVIVLSLIWAGLATIINGFFASLIGFVILRVLTGLGEGMYYANDRTLISEVTPPEKLSLGLGVAIVGLSLGMTAASILPPYLIHWGNDVFGTLHGWKMPLFVLGGCTVLWGIISAFLFRREALPQLSKAFLGVGRYTVVFFILIMAVFIVADRVGLPSWLTTLLELVFAVGLILFAYFSKGRELSAIVKNKDLMYINVAGIAVLWNLWFFGFWSVAIVEDSAHSTFLKAALTATFNAVAGVVGYPVGGWLADRLNVKGFGRKRILVIFTLIQGLLTAGFGIYLYLGGKSAILMGCLLFITSLFFNALQPIMHAMVSEIAQPSQRGSAFGMLNLFGETGAVLSPALGGTLRDAMGNWSGAVLLDAGVILISFVILLFVDAQRGQQTAQFLATAGNTKT is encoded by the coding sequence ATGAGAACAATCACAACTAAGAGTCGATATCAAACTATTTGGTTCCTATTGCTAATTGCGTGGATGGTGAGTGGAGCGGATCGAGCAATTTCGGGGCCTGTCGTCACATGGATGATACAAAACAAAGTCTCCTTCATGATGTCCTCTGCACACCCATATGCGCTTGGAGGGTTAATCGGAAGTGTATTCTTTACAGCGTACATGTTGACCCAGTTCCCTGGAGGTTATTTTGGAGATCGATATGGGCATCGAACGGTCATCGTCCTAAGTTTGATATGGGCAGGCTTGGCCACAATCATTAACGGATTTTTTGCGAGCCTGATTGGCTTTGTGATCTTAAGAGTCCTAACGGGCCTCGGTGAAGGCATGTATTATGCGAACGATCGGACGCTAATTTCTGAGGTAACACCCCCCGAGAAACTTAGTCTTGGGCTCGGCGTAGCAATTGTGGGACTTTCACTTGGTATGACCGCAGCCTCAATTTTACCGCCATATCTTATCCATTGGGGCAATGATGTGTTTGGAACTCTTCACGGATGGAAGATGCCTCTGTTTGTACTAGGGGGTTGCACAGTACTGTGGGGAATTATTAGCGCATTCCTGTTTAGAAGAGAGGCCTTACCACAATTATCAAAGGCGTTCCTTGGGGTAGGGCGATACACTGTTGTATTCTTCATACTAATTATGGCAGTGTTTATCGTAGCCGATCGCGTCGGCCTTCCCAGCTGGTTGACTACACTACTTGAACTTGTCTTTGCGGTGGGGCTCATATTGTTCGCCTACTTTAGCAAGGGAAGGGAACTAAGCGCCATAGTGAAAAACAAGGACTTAATGTACATTAACGTTGCTGGCATAGCGGTGTTGTGGAATTTGTGGTTCTTTGGCTTCTGGTCTGTAGCCATTGTAGAGGATTCAGCACACTCCACGTTTCTAAAAGCCGCTCTCACAGCGACATTTAATGCCGTCGCAGGAGTGGTAGGTTATCCTGTTGGAGGATGGCTGGCTGACCGCTTAAATGTAAAAGGATTCGGAAGAAAGAGAATATTGGTTATTTTTACATTAATACAGGGACTTCTTACAGCTGGTTTCGGCATCTATCTCTACCTTGGCGGAAAATCGGCTATATTGATGGGGTGTCTCCTGTTTATCACCAGCTTGTTCTTTAATGCACTGCAACCTATTATGCACGCCATGGTGTCCGAAATCGCCCAGCCCTCGCAGCGGGGCTCAGCATTCGGAATGTTAAATTTATTCGGAGAAACGGGTGCGGTTCTATCTCCAGCATTGGGAGGCACACTTCGAGATGCCATGGGTAATTGGAGCGGTGCGGTTTTGCTAGACGCAGGGGTCATTTTAATCAGCTTTGTCATCCTACTCTTCGTAGACGCCCAACGAGGCCAGCAAACCGCACAATTTCTTGCAACGGCCGGAAATACGAAAACTTGA
- a CDS encoding aldehyde dehydrogenase family protein translates to MLDRRQLAHQYIAGEWRDGRSSRVYQNLNPFDGSLVAEIRLASIEDIDEAYRAAAEAQTVWAQVNPFERQAVMEKALRIWEGYRDDIIQLVADEIGGTYIKAAIEFELVKNFLREAATYPLRMEGRLLPATIPGKENRLLRLPAGVVGILSPFNFPMCLSMRALAPAVACGNGVVLKPHEEAALTGGTLLAKVFEEAGVPRGLVNIVVADVQEIGDAFLEHPIPRIISFTGSTAVGRHIAEVAGRHLKRVTLELGGNSALIVLEDADLDLAVDAAVFSRFTHQGQICMCANRVIAVKDVYDAFLEKFVDRVSKLKVGDPRDPQTVIGPLINRRQVDRLIQVVEASIEQGARAAYRGPVDGNVVGPVVLADVREDMACARDEMFGPVVAVMKVEDEDEAVRVANNSDYGLTGAVITRDVERGLRVAMRVETGMFHVNDGTVNDEPLVAFGGEKASGVGRYNGEWGLEEFTTLKWISIQRERRQYPI, encoded by the coding sequence ATGTTGGATCGCAGACAGCTTGCTCACCAATACATCGCCGGCGAGTGGCGCGACGGGCGAAGCTCGCGCGTCTATCAGAATTTGAATCCGTTCGATGGTTCACTCGTGGCCGAAATTCGTTTGGCGTCCATCGAGGACATCGACGAGGCGTATCGCGCCGCGGCCGAAGCGCAGACGGTCTGGGCCCAGGTGAATCCGTTTGAACGTCAGGCGGTGATGGAAAAGGCGCTGCGGATTTGGGAGGGTTACCGAGACGACATCATCCAACTGGTCGCGGACGAGATCGGCGGCACCTACATCAAAGCGGCCATCGAGTTCGAGCTCGTGAAAAACTTCCTGCGCGAGGCCGCCACCTATCCGCTCCGCATGGAAGGGCGGCTGCTTCCGGCGACCATCCCCGGCAAGGAGAATCGGCTCCTGCGCTTGCCCGCGGGCGTCGTCGGGATCTTGAGCCCGTTCAACTTTCCAATGTGCTTGTCCATGCGCGCTCTCGCGCCCGCGGTGGCGTGCGGAAACGGCGTGGTGCTCAAGCCGCATGAGGAGGCCGCGCTCACCGGCGGCACGCTGCTCGCCAAGGTGTTTGAAGAAGCGGGCGTCCCGCGCGGCCTCGTCAACATCGTCGTGGCCGACGTCCAGGAGATCGGCGACGCGTTTCTCGAACATCCGATTCCCAGGATCATCTCGTTCACGGGATCGACCGCGGTCGGCCGGCACATTGCAGAGGTGGCGGGCCGGCACCTGAAGCGCGTGACGCTTGAACTGGGCGGGAACAGTGCCCTCATCGTTCTCGAAGACGCGGATCTCGATCTCGCCGTGGATGCCGCGGTGTTCAGCCGGTTTACGCATCAGGGTCAGATCTGCATGTGTGCCAACCGCGTGATCGCCGTGAAGGACGTGTATGATGCGTTCTTGGAGAAGTTCGTCGATCGCGTCTCGAAGCTCAAGGTGGGTGATCCGCGGGATCCGCAGACGGTCATTGGGCCGCTCATCAACCGGCGCCAGGTTGATCGGCTGATCCAGGTGGTCGAAGCGAGTATCGAGCAAGGCGCGCGCGCCGCCTATCGCGGGCCGGTGGACGGCAACGTGGTGGGGCCCGTTGTCTTGGCCGATGTGCGCGAAGACATGGCGTGCGCGCGGGACGAGATGTTCGGCCCTGTGGTGGCGGTCATGAAGGTGGAGGACGAGGACGAGGCCGTGCGCGTGGCGAACAACAGCGATTACGGCCTGACGGGCGCGGTCATCACGCGCGATGTGGAGCGCGGTTTGCGCGTCGCGATGCGTGTCGAGACGGGGATGTTTCACGTGAACGATGGGACGGTGAACGACGAGCCACTCGTGGCCTTCGGGGGTGAAAAGGCGTCCGGCGTGGGGCGATACAACGGCGAGTGGGGCCTCGAAGAGTTTACGACGCTGAAGTGGATCTCCATCCAGCGCGAACGCCGGCAGTATCCCATCTAA
- a CDS encoding DUF2294 domain-containing protein, whose translation MTASKLKGCIEADISNALTKWEKDYLGRGSVSVKTDILRDMIVVSLHGILSSAEYALCETREGMLSVKRTRTSLVESGVEDLKEIIRRITGEEVKSFFTDLSTRTGERIMVFRLYEDLERKLSSGEFQEPREVVDAGRDA comes from the coding sequence ATGACAGCATCCAAGCTCAAGGGCTGCATCGAGGCTGACATCAGCAACGCTCTCACCAAGTGGGAAAAGGATTATCTGGGGCGTGGCTCGGTCTCGGTCAAGACGGATATCTTGCGAGACATGATTGTCGTTTCTTTGCATGGCATTCTTTCTTCTGCTGAGTACGCCCTGTGCGAGACGCGAGAAGGGATGCTGTCCGTGAAGCGCACGCGCACCAGTTTGGTGGAGTCGGGCGTCGAGGACCTGAAAGAGATCATCCGCCGCATCACGGGGGAAGAAGTGAAGAGCTTCTTCACAGATCTCAGCACGCGCACGGGTGAGCGCATCATGGTCTTTCGGCTCTATGAAGATTTGGAGCGCAAGCTATCGTCCGGCGAATTCCAGGAGCCGCGCGAAGTGGTGGATGCCGGTCGCGACGCTTGA
- a CDS encoding NADH dehydrogenase subunit 5, with translation MYMDHLAVEIAWLWGGCWLLALVSGASVVKQREPSPRLRAHFVAVFMAFLASVAGFAVALTAPHEPFPFARLGFLVASYIGALGLVVQGFAARHLAGDERYGAYFLWMTWAMAFASATWLVQTAWAFALCWLLMNLGLIRLISLPRRSRAVRSATRAACWRLAPSILGVLAICAWLMALHPESLAQGITALAHRKEEALWAGVLLAAVALAQAGNWPFGRWLLESAVTPTPVSALMHAGLVNAGGLLLTRFAPVMQAAGLVPAVLLLAFAWSSVLVGTGGQMVQTDYKRQLISSTMAQMGLMLMECALHAYALAVCHLVMHGVFKAVLFLRSGGAVPSPSEALVSPETGRGPQALGVAVGALCLVAYVLPDASSGPRLFTGFMLAACCAVGIGRIASLASGRWLALIGLAAMVGAAEALRAVLIGALVHFGVSVQAISPWWALVATLLIALQGGAMVWWRARPDRETSVRAYAWLVHITEPRAQAMEAQPEALQALIQEAMLR, from the coding sequence ATGTACATGGACCATCTGGCCGTCGAGATCGCATGGCTGTGGGGGGGATGCTGGCTGCTCGCGCTCGTATCGGGCGCCTCGGTTGTCAAACAGCGTGAGCCTTCACCCCGGTTGCGAGCACACTTTGTCGCCGTCTTCATGGCTTTCCTCGCGTCCGTAGCGGGTTTCGCCGTGGCTTTGACCGCGCCACATGAGCCCTTTCCCTTTGCTCGCCTTGGGTTCTTGGTGGCGTCCTACATCGGGGCGCTCGGGCTGGTCGTGCAGGGGTTTGCCGCGCGCCATCTGGCGGGAGACGAGCGATACGGCGCTTATTTCCTCTGGATGACCTGGGCCATGGCGTTTGCGAGTGCCACGTGGCTGGTCCAAACCGCTTGGGCGTTCGCCCTGTGTTGGCTCTTGATGAATCTCGGGCTCATCCGCCTGATCTCGCTTCCGCGCCGCAGCCGCGCTGTCCGATCCGCCACGAGGGCCGCTTGCTGGCGGCTCGCGCCGAGTATCCTTGGCGTTCTGGCGATTTGCGCCTGGCTCATGGCCCTACACCCCGAGTCCCTTGCTCAGGGGATCACCGCGCTCGCGCATCGGAAGGAAGAGGCCCTGTGGGCGGGTGTCCTGCTCGCCGCCGTGGCGCTCGCGCAGGCCGGCAACTGGCCGTTTGGGCGGTGGCTGCTCGAGTCCGCCGTCACACCCACGCCCGTGTCCGCGCTGATGCACGCCGGCCTCGTCAACGCAGGCGGGCTGCTCCTGACCCGATTCGCGCCGGTCATGCAGGCGGCCGGCTTGGTGCCGGCTGTGCTTCTCCTCGCGTTCGCGTGGTCGAGCGTCCTCGTCGGCACCGGCGGCCAGATGGTGCAGACGGATTACAAGCGTCAGCTGATCTCGTCCACCATGGCACAGATGGGCCTCATGCTCATGGAATGCGCCCTTCATGCGTACGCGCTCGCCGTCTGTCACCTCGTCATGCACGGCGTTTTCAAGGCCGTCCTCTTCCTGCGATCCGGCGGCGCCGTTCCCAGCCCATCGGAGGCTTTGGTCTCTCCTGAGACGGGCCGCGGCCCCCAGGCGCTTGGCGTCGCGGTCGGCGCGCTGTGCCTCGTCGCGTACGTCTTGCCCGACGCGTCGAGCGGCCCGCGGCTGTTCACCGGCTTCATGCTCGCTGCGTGCTGCGCCGTCGGGATCGGCCGCATTGCCAGTCTCGCGAGCGGCAGGTGGCTCGCGCTCATCGGACTCGCCGCGATGGTCGGGGCCGCGGAAGCGCTCCGCGCCGTGCTCATCGGCGCACTGGTGCACTTCGGCGTATCCGTCCAGGCGATCTCGCCCTGGTGGGCGCTGGTCGCGACGCTTCTCATCGCACTGCAGGGCGGTGCGATGGTCTGGTGGCGGGCTCGGCCGGATCGCGAGACATCCGTGCGCGCGTACGCCTGGCTGGTTCACATAACGGAACCGCGCGCTCAAGCGATGGAAGCCCAACCGGAAGCTTTGCAAGCGTTGATCCAGGAGGCGATGCTCAGATGA